DNA from Tripterygium wilfordii isolate XIE 37 chromosome 4, ASM1340144v1, whole genome shotgun sequence:
AAACATGAAATCCAATACGTGTTGATGGGACGTCGATCATACATCTTATTAGAAACCAAGCCATCTCCCAAACAACGATCGAGGAGAGAAACCTAGTAAGTACTTGAAAGTCCAAGAGAAATTGGCAGCCGCCATCAatggattaaaaaaaagttcaaaacttCAGGGGTGTTTTAGAAACACCTAAAAGTTCAGTGGTGTGGTTGCATTTTTCCATTAAAATAAaatccttttattttttaactttcTTACTTCCAAATCGAGACCATCCGCTTTGGGTAGTGACTTGACGTGTGAAGGCGCAAGGGGAAGAGGAAGACGGTATGGCGGCAGTCACCAACACCTCCTCCATCAGAACAACAACGGACCCTCAATTCGATCTTGTAAAGCAGGTATTTCCTCCTCTGATCACTCTACCCTTGAgtctatatatgtatttagTTACGGCTTTGGGATTTTCTGGTTGCATCAGGTGAGAAGCCACGAGGTTGCAGTAGCCGAGCTGAACAATCTTTCCTCTTCTCGGgtaatttctttttgaaatcattaatttctttgtttctttagaTTAATTTTGCATTTGATTTTAGATGGTGGATTTGGTGCAAGACAAATGTGGAATGTTGTCGTACTTAGGTTTATATATTCTGTTATGGGTAAAACTTGAAACAGCCTAAAAGAGCCTCTTTTCCATGTTATTGTTCTTAGGTCTATGGATTTGTTcgtaaaaaagatatttttggaTTTGCATATTGATTTATGGCTTAAATATTTTATGGTTTGAGGGAATGAGGAAGTTGGATTCAAGGAACTAAGATGTTGAAATTTTATGGCAATGAAGGGATTAAGATTTTGAAGGTTTATCCtggatgattttttttcaacaacTATCCTGGATGAATTGCACGGAGACATGGAGAGACTGTGGGGTAATAGTATTGGTATTGCATTTTGAGAGGGAAAATATGGGAGTTATGGTATATCTAGCAATTTGAAATAGAGGTTGTTCGCGTTGCTGTTGACAATAACCTCAGTACTTTAGCTGGCGATTTTAATGTGGATAAACTATATTTGCCTTTGGAGTATAATTATGTGTGCAGGGTATGAGTTGAGAATGAGGGAAGGTGGTAGGAGTTGTATTCTCATAAAAGAATGAATTAGTAGAGAGAAAAGAATGGGAATGTAACACTGGGTGTTCAGAGCATTCTGCATCCCTTAAAGTTAACGGAGAAAGAAAGACAGCATCCAAGACATGCATATTACATGCCTTTGAGGAAAATACAGATTTATATAGGCTCCTTGTTGAACATGCGGGTTTATATTCTATAACTCTTCAAAGACTGTGATTTCAATGGTAAGACTAACTAATAATCAGCAACGAAAGACCTCTTCACTTAGAAGAATAATAAGTAAATACGGTGTAGAACTCAGAGGTAATGGATTGAAAATAAGACCTCCTGCCGCCtctaaaaaaattatctttGATAATTTGATAAAATTAACCCAGCTAGGTTTTGAAAATGAAACAGTGACGAGTAACTCTAGATAAACACTGGCATTTTGTATTTAGGCGGGGGGTTCCTGTTTTCATTGTGCATCTAAGCAACTCAAGAATcaagatatttttttattttcttttggaacTAGAGCTGAAGGTTGCCCCTTCTTCTGGTCATTTTGGTGGCCAAAGACTCGTTTGTGCATGGAGAAATAAGcgtgttttcttttgatttcagCCTGTCTATCAGAAAAATGGTAACCTATTCTTCCGTACTACTATTCAGAAGGCAACAACATCTGAACAGAGTAAGAGAATCTTCTGCTCATTCTAACACAAGTCTTCTGTGTGTGTTGTTGATAAGCTCTTATGAGATATTTCTCGATTCTGATTATTTGACAGAACAACTGGATTTAGCCAAAGCTAAGCTAGAAAGACTGCATTCACCCTGATTACATTTGGCTGACTGTTGTGGAGACTGCATGTATGATTTGCTGCTGTGGGAGCGAAAAGGGCTTTACTCGTTGTCGTTGGCAACTATTAAGTGAAGTGTCCATGCAAATGCTGTATTGTCTTCTGGAATTTGGCAAGGCAAACTTGTCTATATTAcaactattcaaaaaaaaaaatcatgtactGGAATGATGATATTTGAACCGTACACTCCTGTGTCGTATGGTTTTAGGGCAAAATGTATATTTCAGTCTCTTTTATTTTGGCAATGCGAGTTGATGATTTcttgatctttttctttttcctaacCAGAAGATAGTAGAAGAAATGAACCTTTTCTCTAATCTATTTTGTTTTAACATGCCAAGATGTAATTGCTAGGACATAAAAGTGGGCaacagaaaatataaaaatgctACTGTCTGAATCAATTGTATCACGACCATAATTCATCCTAACATCATTGAAGATTCACATATTAGCTTCCCCGTTCCGTTCAAACGGTCTGCTTGAATGTCCTTCCGAAAGGAAaagttcaatttcaaatcaatctATCGTGCGATGAATCGTTTCTTCCCAAGACCATCCATTCCAATGGAATTCTAAGTCCAACCTGATATTGTTATTTCAAAGGAGTGAGCGCTTTAGTCGGcataagaaaattttcaaaaaatgctAAACTTTCGTACAACTATTTATCCATAAATATCAATACCCTTGCCGGctaaatatatatgaaaataacaAGAGTATGCAACAATGTAATAAATGCTTAACACAACTTAATAAgatattgaaacaatttaatAAAGGTTTGTGCATAGTTGTCGAAATCGTTAGAAAATCCCCAACTTGGATTTTGCTGAATTTTTGTTTTCCAGCGACAATGAGAGCAAATTCCAACTTGTCTCACTACCATGAGCTCGATTCCAACGAGTTTATCTTGCCACAGACAATTTGGACACTCCTATAAATACAATGTGAAAGAAGTCTAGTTCAttgagaaaataatgtaataggtGGCCGAGATAATGTAATAAGCAGTGGCGGAGATAGGCGGTAGAGTGGGGTCAAGTGACCCCactcacttttttttaaaaaaattaatatatgtaatattttatttgttatttgtcaaattgtaatatgtttgtttttataaCTGATTATTTGGGTTATTTTAACTAATATCATTTTGTCCGCTTAGTAAGTTATTTTGGTATgtaattgtttatcattatagaaagtgTGACCCTGGTGACAATGCATCCCAACTCCGCCACTGGTAATAAGAGAGTGAAACAATGTAGTAAGAggttgaaataatgtaataaatggTCGTGTTTTTATTACTCCAGATAGTGTAATAAAGTACGACGAAAAATATctacaatggatcttgttgaaaaatgttttagtaattttttttttaaatctaacatgtattttaagcgATAAAATGTTTTGAAGTTTCGGTTAAGAAAATAGAAAGTAATTATGGATACTTGGGGATGTTTGGTTATGTACAATAAATATTACTGCCTTACTGGAGAAATATTCATAAATTGtcgagtatttttttttgagaaattttatcgAGTATATacatcaatatattttttagagcCGAATATAATAAACTTAATGCAGAACAAGGATTGCAGCTAACCCTTTGGCCAAACAGACCTttcaagtttttcaaatttgaaatttgatatgGAAGAAAACTTCAGTTGCTGAATTAAAAATAGTGAACATAAAGCATTGAAGACATCAGAGAAGGAGAGTCTGATCAGATCATCGAAAGTGACGATCGATCGCTGGAGTAGATCTAATGGCCGCAAAGCAAATGGAAGAGATACAAAAGAAGTTGGCGATGTTGAACTACCCAAGAGCCAACGCCCCCTCTCAGTCTCTCCTCTTCGCCGGCATGGAGCGCTACGCCCTTCTCGAATGGCTGTTCTTCCGGTATTTCTCTATATTCATTACTGTAATAGTTATCAAGCTTGGCTTTTTGCTCGTTGGCGCGTCTGTGTACACATTCATTCACTCATGTGGTAGTTTTGGATTTTAGGGTTGACCTGTTTGATTGCTGGGAAAATGTGTGGaaatgagaaagaaatattCGATTTTAGAAATACAATTATGTTGAGGCTTTACCAATATACTTATCAAGCAtggttttgacattttttttagctTTGTTTCTgcagattttttcaaaattattattattttttaaagcagaAGAAAAGAGTTTAAATTTGTTGTTCTAATGCATCTAGTGTTTTCTATGTTGTCTCCCTATCTcaaattttcttgttttaaaTTGCAGGCTATTG
Protein-coding regions in this window:
- the LOC119997585 gene encoding uncharacterized protein LOC119997585, translating into MAAVTNTSSIRTTTDPQFDLVKQVRSHEVAVAELNNLSSSRPVYQKNGNLFFRTTIQKATTSEQKQLDLAKAKLERLHSP